One genomic segment of Paenibacillus xylanexedens includes these proteins:
- a CDS encoding M24 family metallopeptidase — protein sequence MNNSLHLSHSSGLNRDRAEEVMKTQGLSALIATTPENIHYVIGSQLRASNWTMQIYAVLPADRSAKPCIVIPTNRLGVVAQFGITGVDIFAYSDFFVEGSIEGKPSTDDIDLFYSLLQTTVIHPGPVEALKAALKQLEIEDQPIGIDEMRIAPDILARIKEEVPDRPVIPAYKLFREIRLVKTPFEIEQLRQAAQLNERIEQELIDLIAAGVHEKQLADHYRLAVMRAGGTPAMTAVGAGPRSALPLIENYFHMIEVGDQVRFDLCLQLEGYWGDTGRTVVAGEPTAWMKKHFAAVKSGWETALETVRPGVKASEVFHAAVSRVQREGIPHYRRQHVGHAIGLELYDDITLSPGDQRILEPGMVLCVEVPYYELGAGGFQIEDTIVVTPDGYEFLTHMERKLFTK from the coding sequence ATGAATAATTCACTGCATCTATCCCATAGCTCAGGTCTGAACCGGGACCGGGCGGAAGAAGTGATGAAAACTCAAGGGCTAAGCGCCCTGATCGCAACAACTCCGGAGAATATTCACTATGTCATCGGGTCCCAGCTACGCGCAAGCAACTGGACCATGCAGATTTATGCTGTTTTACCTGCCGACAGATCTGCAAAGCCTTGTATCGTCATTCCAACGAATCGGTTAGGCGTTGTAGCTCAGTTCGGTATTACGGGGGTAGATATATTTGCTTACAGTGATTTCTTCGTGGAAGGTTCAATTGAAGGCAAACCCTCCACTGACGACATTGATCTCTTTTATTCTCTCCTGCAAACGACGGTTATTCATCCAGGTCCTGTTGAAGCACTCAAGGCTGCATTAAAACAGCTTGAGATCGAAGATCAGCCGATTGGCATCGATGAGATGCGGATCGCTCCCGATATTCTGGCTAGAATCAAGGAGGAGGTTCCTGACAGACCGGTAATTCCCGCATATAAGTTGTTCCGAGAAATCCGTCTGGTCAAGACACCTTTCGAAATCGAGCAACTTCGTCAGGCTGCCCAATTAAATGAACGGATTGAGCAGGAACTAATTGACCTGATTGCAGCAGGTGTTCATGAGAAGCAACTTGCCGATCATTATCGTCTGGCTGTGATGAGAGCGGGTGGAACTCCGGCAATGACAGCGGTAGGGGCAGGGCCACGTAGTGCGCTACCACTCATCGAAAATTATTTTCATATGATTGAGGTTGGAGATCAGGTCCGTTTCGATCTTTGCCTGCAACTGGAAGGATACTGGGGAGATACGGGCCGTACGGTTGTTGCAGGGGAGCCTACCGCTTGGATGAAAAAACATTTTGCTGCGGTCAAAAGTGGATGGGAGACGGCACTTGAAACGGTGCGCCCTGGCGTCAAGGCGTCGGAAGTATTCCATGCGGCAGTATCTCGCGTACAGCGTGAAGGGATTCCACATTACCGACGTCAGCATGTCGGACATGCCATCGGGTTGGAACTGTACGACGATATAACCCTCTCCCCTGGGGACCAGCGGATACTGGAGCCCGGTATGGTGTTATGTGTTGAGGTACCATATTACGAGCTAGGTGCTGGTGGATTCCAAATCGAAGATACAATTGTTGTAACGCCAGATGGTTATGAGTTTTTAACCCATATGGAGCGGAAATTGTTCACTAAATAA
- a CDS encoding ABC transporter permease, whose protein sequence is MVKSNRGTKLLLYIFVGAVAIYLLLPLLMIMLTSVGSGSASKFPPEGLTLKWYANLSEQTQFLDAFKNSLIASTGAVLLALITGTLAALAIVQYPFPGSSILRAFFVSPMVMPKITLGIAYLILFSKMHIAGGLFALILGEAVIVLPFVLTIVGSALANLHPAHREAAADLGAGPMRIFFTITLPQLRLSLLLSGSIAFVFTFDQVEAALLLLRQDSYTLPIQLFLYMEKWQDPTIAVVSVVLIAFALALFMTIKLVLRSVPGLESLFGRRKTKGGLDQNE, encoded by the coding sequence ATGGTTAAGTCGAACAGGGGCACCAAGCTGTTACTCTACATCTTTGTGGGTGCCGTAGCGATTTATTTGCTGCTGCCACTGCTGATGATTATGTTGACATCTGTAGGCTCAGGTTCAGCCAGCAAATTTCCCCCGGAAGGTCTCACCTTGAAGTGGTATGCCAATCTGAGTGAGCAGACCCAGTTTCTCGATGCATTCAAGAACAGCCTTATTGCTTCTACAGGGGCGGTTCTGCTGGCTTTGATTACAGGTACGCTTGCTGCGCTAGCAATCGTGCAATACCCTTTCCCGGGCTCGAGTATCTTAAGGGCATTTTTTGTGTCTCCGATGGTTATGCCAAAAATTACGCTGGGTATTGCATACCTGATTTTATTCTCAAAAATGCATATTGCAGGCGGACTGTTTGCACTTATTTTGGGTGAAGCGGTCATTGTACTTCCATTTGTGCTCACTATTGTGGGCAGTGCGTTAGCCAATCTGCACCCGGCTCATCGGGAAGCTGCCGCGGACCTTGGCGCAGGGCCGATGCGCATTTTTTTCACAATTACGTTGCCACAGCTCCGACTATCCCTGCTTCTGTCAGGGTCAATCGCTTTTGTCTTCACTTTCGATCAGGTCGAGGCTGCACTGCTGTTGCTCCGTCAGGACAGCTACACGTTGCCAATACAACTATTCCTGTATATGGAGAAATGGCAGGACCCAACGATAGCCGTGGTGTCTGTTGTATTGATCGCGTTTGCGCTGGCTCTGTTTATGACGATTAAACTAGTACTGCGCTCTGTACCAGGACTTGAAAGTTTGTTTGGTCGCAGGAAAACAAAAGGAGGTCTGGATCAAAATGAATAA
- a CDS encoding ABC transporter permease — MNRIAERIVNLYSFGNRTWVTRLLLLLPALALMGIVYLGGLLIFGRYSFDMYENGKLIRGWDLGAYRAFLSDPYYWKLIGTTFRIAFKVTLWSLLLAYPLAYCIASLKKPGMKQMLLLLTFLPLLVSAVVRSYGWQLLLSKQGFMNWLFIRLGLTEEGFSMIYNETGVVVALVHIFLPFMVFPILNVLSQSDASLKAAAQDLGAGSWRTFLTITLPLSARGIASGVQIVFTLCLTAFTTPQLIGGGRVMTLPVFIYQRTLDTNWPMAAVASLFLLVSSIVVSLLVNKGAETLMFRRSRKGGQAYG, encoded by the coding sequence ATGAACCGGATCGCGGAACGGATCGTGAATCTGTATTCCTTTGGAAACCGCACATGGGTAACCCGGTTGCTGCTTCTGTTGCCTGCGCTTGCTCTGATGGGCATCGTGTATCTGGGCGGGTTGCTGATCTTTGGCAGATATAGCTTTGATATGTATGAGAATGGAAAGCTTATTCGGGGCTGGGATTTAGGAGCTTATCGTGCGTTTCTGTCCGACCCTTATTATTGGAAGCTGATTGGCACAACGTTTCGCATTGCCTTCAAGGTTACGCTGTGGAGCCTTCTGCTTGCCTATCCACTGGCGTATTGCATAGCGAGTCTAAAGAAACCTGGCATGAAGCAGATGTTGTTGCTGCTCACGTTTCTCCCGCTACTGGTCAGTGCGGTTGTGCGTTCTTACGGATGGCAGCTGTTGCTGTCCAAACAGGGTTTCATGAACTGGCTGTTCATTCGGCTGGGGCTTACCGAGGAAGGATTCAGCATGATATACAACGAGACAGGTGTTGTCGTGGCCCTTGTCCATATTTTTCTGCCATTTATGGTCTTCCCGATCCTGAATGTGTTGTCCCAAAGTGACGCTTCCTTAAAGGCAGCTGCTCAGGATCTGGGGGCGGGCAGCTGGAGAACATTCCTGACCATTACCCTGCCTTTATCGGCAAGAGGTATTGCAAGCGGGGTACAGATTGTGTTCACGCTATGCCTCACCGCGTTCACCACACCTCAACTGATCGGCGGGGGAAGAGTCATGACACTTCCGGTATTTATATACCAGCGAACCTTGGACACCAACTGGCCGATGGCTGCGGTTGCCAGCCTGTTTTTACTTGTGTCTTCCATTGTTGTTTCGTTGCTTGTGAATAAAGGAGCAGAAACGTTGATGTTCCGTCGTTCCCGTAAGGGAGGTCAGGCGTATGGTTAA
- a CDS encoding ABC transporter ATP-binding protein, with the protein MSSGQETISIETRQVTKTYGERAAVDQVTFKVKKGEFVSLLGPSGCGKTTLLRMLGGLEQPDQGTIMLGGRDVTGIPAYGRNSNMIFQQLALFPHMDVFNNIAYGLKVKKLPKADIQRQVGEMLELVQLGDYGRRAVSELSGGQAQRVAIARALINRPEVLLLDEPLSALDMQLRLDMQRELKRIQREFGGTFIFVTHDQSEAMNMSDRIGVMRAGKLLQYATPDEIYERPADSFVAKFIGDTNLFETEVLGHEVNGIRVECFGKPLLVKVGDGNAVPKAGARHSLSIRNEYIRLGEDAIHCLNKLDGQVIEAVYGGANIRYSVQIAEGFLVQASVLHQRGASRYSPGEPIQIGFDPEDALLLSEPIDDRVQGARI; encoded by the coding sequence ATGAGCAGCGGACAAGAGACCATATCCATTGAAACAAGGCAAGTCACGAAGACCTATGGTGAACGAGCGGCCGTTGATCAAGTAACATTCAAAGTGAAAAAGGGAGAATTCGTTTCCTTGCTTGGTCCGAGTGGCTGTGGCAAAACAACACTGCTGCGCATGCTTGGCGGACTTGAGCAACCGGATCAGGGCACCATTATGCTGGGAGGTCGGGATGTTACTGGCATCCCGGCTTACGGACGCAATAGCAATATGATTTTTCAGCAGCTTGCGCTGTTCCCTCATATGGATGTATTCAACAACATTGCCTACGGGCTAAAGGTGAAGAAGTTACCAAAAGCCGATATCCAACGGCAGGTAGGTGAAATGCTTGAGCTGGTCCAGCTCGGAGACTATGGCAGGCGTGCTGTATCCGAGCTGTCCGGGGGGCAGGCCCAACGCGTCGCCATTGCTCGCGCACTGATTAACAGACCTGAAGTGCTGCTGCTTGACGAACCTCTCTCTGCATTGGATATGCAGCTGCGTCTCGATATGCAGCGTGAACTGAAACGCATCCAGCGTGAATTCGGCGGAACATTTATCTTTGTAACGCATGATCAGAGCGAAGCCATGAATATGTCTGACCGAATTGGCGTCATGCGCGCCGGAAAACTGTTGCAATACGCAACCCCTGATGAAATCTATGAAAGACCGGCCGATAGCTTCGTGGCCAAGTTTATTGGAGATACCAATCTCTTTGAGACGGAAGTGTTAGGACATGAGGTGAATGGAATTCGGGTAGAATGCTTCGGCAAGCCATTGCTGGTGAAAGTCGGTGATGGCAATGCTGTACCGAAAGCGGGAGCACGACATTCCTTATCGATCCGAAATGAGTATATTCGACTTGGAGAAGATGCAATTCATTGCCTGAACAAGCTGGATGGACAGGTGATTGAAGCGGTGTATGGCGGAGCAAATATTCGATACAGTGTGCAGATTGCTGAAGGTTTTCTGGTTCAGGCCAGTGTGCTGCATCAGCGAGGCGCGTCACGTTATAGTCCAGGTGAGCCAATACAAATTGGCTTTGACCCGGAGGATGCACTCCTGTTATCCGAACCCATTGATGACCGTGTACAGGGAGCAAGAATATGA
- a CDS encoding ABC transporter substrate-binding protein: MFKSNKKRFLSLASLTLAGTLVLSACGGAGSSSNTAGESDSSGASGDKVKLTMFIWAGSNQDVVPKEVVAEYVKEHPNVEVTFEESSNSVMYPKMVAGKQADANNPVVNFGYFNADATAKGLNDDMWEPLDTSIVTNIKDIPESFHKPDNKGVVWGVSSFALVYNKDLVKTPPTSWNDLWDNEEFKGKTALWDYMFYSYISPLIAAKGQEIGASYENPEQAFQFWADRSDQIGTLVSSNDQLKALLESGDALIAPFSAQVAQTWIDGGSPLAVAYPSEGAISFPYTLQVVKGSTPEQARVANEIINELLSAEALSQYAEATGTPVTSTTAAVPDKYKDDPSFSVETQSNGINPDWDVLAQNSSSWKELWDRLVKTKLQ, translated from the coding sequence ATGTTCAAATCCAATAAAAAACGCTTTCTTAGCCTCGCCTCTCTAACATTGGCCGGTACATTGGTGCTTTCCGCCTGCGGTGGGGCAGGCAGCTCAAGTAATACTGCCGGAGAGAGCGACTCTTCAGGAGCAAGCGGAGACAAAGTTAAGCTGACGATGTTTATCTGGGCTGGCTCCAATCAGGATGTCGTTCCCAAAGAAGTAGTTGCCGAGTATGTGAAAGAGCATCCCAACGTTGAAGTCACCTTTGAGGAATCCTCCAATTCGGTAATGTACCCCAAGATGGTCGCAGGCAAGCAGGCTGATGCCAACAATCCGGTGGTTAACTTCGGTTACTTCAATGCAGATGCGACGGCAAAAGGATTGAATGATGACATGTGGGAACCACTGGATACCAGTATCGTTACTAATATCAAGGATATTCCGGAGTCCTTCCACAAGCCAGACAATAAAGGTGTGGTCTGGGGCGTTTCAAGCTTCGCCCTGGTGTATAACAAAGACCTGGTGAAAACGCCACCTACCAGCTGGAACGATCTATGGGATAACGAGGAGTTCAAAGGAAAAACTGCGCTCTGGGATTACATGTTCTATTCCTATATCTCCCCACTTATTGCTGCCAAAGGTCAAGAGATTGGCGCATCCTATGAAAATCCCGAGCAAGCCTTCCAGTTCTGGGCAGATCGGAGTGACCAGATTGGCACATTGGTTTCATCCAATGATCAGCTGAAGGCACTTCTGGAGTCAGGTGATGCTCTCATTGCCCCATTCAGTGCACAGGTTGCACAGACATGGATTGATGGCGGTTCTCCACTGGCCGTAGCATATCCGAGCGAAGGGGCCATCTCCTTCCCGTACACACTTCAGGTCGTGAAGGGCTCGACACCTGAGCAGGCACGTGTTGCAAACGAAATTATTAACGAATTGCTGAGCGCAGAGGCGCTGTCACAATATGCAGAAGCAACGGGTACGCCGGTAACCAGTACGACAGCTGCAGTTCCGGACAAGTACAAGGATGATCCTTCCTTCTCCGTCGAAACGCAAAGTAACGGCATTAATCCAGACTGGGATGTGCTTGCACAGAACAGTTCTTCCTGGAAAGAACTATGGGACCGACTCGTGAAAACAAAGCTTCAATAA
- a CDS encoding hydantoinase B/oxoprolinase family protein — translation MIGDKVFLEIFNNRIQAAVEEMANVVLRTGFTAFVKETGDFGTYLLSPSGETFGSPLETGYNLSLGIPAAATINSIEDWKEGDLVICNDPYSTKGMVTHLPDIHLIKPYFHEGRIIAYGMCFVHSSDVGGKVPGSVSPSAYDIHMEGIRIAPVKLYEAGVLNEQILRMFLDNSRIPEQNLGDLKALMAALNRGEQRLEELIARYGVEKIQQGIEQLLEYAELKARVIVQDIPDGSYDFWDYLEKGPGGYPIRLRCKMTIVGSDIHLDFSGTDPQVRASFNIPTHNQQGHYMLVPALIRYFRTLDPTIPWNSGMIRMVRNYAPPASVLNPEPMAAVGARAATFIRLMDVITGALGKAQGSMVPAAGAGQACIVMMAMTDASDGKKKVGVIQPICGGSGARPMKDGIDGMDFAVGHLRNIPAETVESEMPVLIEHYGLRADSAGAGTFRGGSGIDLCVRILTPDTVMTARNMERMEFQPWGRLGGGVGSHGEAILNAGRASEDHLGRIDELLLQPGETVTFLSQGGGGYGDPYERDSRLVLEDVRSGLVSPEKALELYGVVIDDLELNESDTEQMRAKRPRQQEEFAYGKAREQFEDIWSDEMQVTLNQALLNAPLALRDYLKRQTMGVVEERYKDSLSVDPREISDIMEGLRQQIGLH, via the coding sequence ATGATCGGCGACAAGGTCTTTCTTGAGATTTTCAACAACCGGATTCAAGCTGCCGTGGAAGAAATGGCAAATGTCGTTCTGCGCACAGGATTCACCGCTTTTGTCAAAGAAACGGGCGATTTTGGAACCTACCTCTTATCTCCATCCGGGGAAACGTTCGGGTCACCGCTGGAGACGGGTTACAATCTGTCTCTGGGCATCCCTGCTGCTGCGACCATTAACAGCATTGAAGACTGGAAAGAAGGGGATCTCGTCATATGTAATGATCCTTATTCCACTAAAGGCATGGTCACACACCTTCCAGACATTCATCTCATCAAGCCTTATTTTCACGAAGGGCGAATCATCGCTTACGGCATGTGCTTTGTTCATTCATCCGATGTGGGCGGCAAGGTACCCGGGAGCGTATCTCCCAGCGCCTACGATATTCATATGGAAGGCATTCGAATCGCACCAGTCAAGCTGTATGAAGCTGGTGTTCTGAACGAGCAGATCCTGCGCATGTTTCTGGACAACAGCCGAATTCCGGAGCAAAATCTCGGTGATCTCAAAGCGCTTATGGCTGCATTGAATCGGGGAGAGCAGCGGCTTGAGGAACTCATTGCACGTTATGGCGTGGAAAAAATTCAGCAGGGCATCGAACAATTGCTGGAATACGCCGAGTTGAAGGCACGTGTTATCGTGCAGGATATCCCGGACGGTTCCTATGACTTCTGGGACTACCTGGAGAAAGGACCAGGGGGATATCCTATCCGGTTACGCTGCAAGATGACGATTGTAGGCAGTGACATTCATCTGGACTTTAGCGGCACCGATCCTCAGGTCAGGGCTTCATTCAACATTCCTACCCACAACCAACAGGGCCATTACATGCTGGTGCCCGCACTCATTCGTTATTTCCGTACGCTTGATCCGACCATTCCTTGGAATTCGGGCATGATTCGTATGGTGCGAAATTACGCGCCGCCTGCTTCCGTACTTAACCCAGAGCCGATGGCAGCAGTTGGGGCACGTGCTGCGACCTTTATCCGGCTGATGGACGTTATCACGGGAGCACTAGGGAAAGCTCAGGGCAGTATGGTTCCCGCGGCAGGAGCTGGACAAGCCTGCATCGTCATGATGGCGATGACAGATGCATCCGATGGCAAGAAAAAGGTGGGCGTAATTCAGCCGATCTGCGGAGGTTCGGGAGCTAGGCCGATGAAAGACGGGATTGACGGGATGGATTTTGCGGTCGGTCATCTTCGGAATATTCCTGCGGAAACGGTGGAATCCGAGATGCCTGTGTTGATTGAACATTATGGTCTTCGTGCTGACTCGGCAGGTGCAGGTACCTTCCGCGGTGGAAGCGGGATTGACCTGTGCGTCAGAATTCTAACACCGGATACCGTGATGACGGCCAGAAATATGGAGCGTATGGAGTTCCAGCCTTGGGGCAGACTCGGTGGCGGCGTAGGTTCACATGGAGAAGCGATTCTTAATGCTGGACGTGCAAGTGAGGATCATCTGGGAAGAATTGATGAGTTGCTGCTTCAACCTGGAGAAACAGTTACGTTTCTTTCACAAGGCGGAGGCGGATATGGAGATCCATATGAGCGTGATTCTCGTCTGGTTCTGGAAGATGTAAGAAGTGGGCTGGTATCCCCGGAGAAAGCCCTTGAGTTATACGGTGTTGTGATTGACGACCTGGAGCTGAACGAGAGCGATACGGAACAAATGCGAGCCAAGCGACCGCGGCAGCAGGAGGAATTCGCCTATGGCAAGGCGCGGGAGCAATTTGAAGACATATGGAGCGATGAGATGCAGGTAACGCTGAATCAGGCCTTGCTGAATGCTCCGCTTGCACTAAGAGACTACCTGAAGCGTCAGACCATGGGCGTTGTAGAGGAGAGGTATAAGGATTCCCTATCTGTAGATCCACGGGAGATATCCGACATTATGGAAGGTTTACGCCAGCAAATAGGGTTGCATTGA
- a CDS encoding hydantoinase/oxoprolinase family protein, producing the protein MDTIYRLGIDIGGTFTDALVMDHQGRVIAALKTPSIAVAPEQAIFNALDQLKASGVNIHEIDLFVHGTTLGVNTLIERNGAVTGLLVTKGFRDILEIRRLRLEDTTNLYGDKTDALVPRHRVKEVDERVIASGGILQSLNEEQLLQAVDELVEDGVTALAISFLHAYVNPAHEQLAEDLIRERYPQLFICRSSAIWPQQREFERTLATAMNAYVGERMGSYFLRLQEGIQAYGLKANLLSTMSNGGIMTAARAANEPVRTLLSGPASGVIAATHIAERAGIHQVITFDMGGTSVDVALIDKEPSYSSENKVGDFPVIIPAVDVTAIGAGGGSIAWLDSVGVLKVGPRSAGANPGPACYQRGGEDPTTTDAYLQLGILHADRFLGGQMRLYPELAERTLGNLGEKLGLNAEQTAQAILDVATANMYAQFSPLMARKGVDPRDFTLLAYGGAGPMHAFLMAREVGIGRVLIPPSPGTLCAMGCTVANLRNDFVHTLHKSTQTLESGELSSLFAELENQGRSWVDEEARGGVKLDNIYCLYSADMRYEGQAFDLEVTLTLEEIEDPKKAGIKFHTSYQNVFGISQPEAEVMFVSLRATIVGVLPTHNKVDSANLPFDESAAEERLITFDHVQQTAKVLKRGQIPSVDAPIPGPIIVEEYDTTIFIPPGYKVHRDGHGNVIGEVEA; encoded by the coding sequence GTGGACACAATCTACCGTCTAGGCATAGATATCGGAGGTACTTTCACGGATGCGCTGGTGATGGACCATCAGGGCAGGGTGATTGCGGCGCTGAAGACGCCATCGATTGCAGTAGCTCCGGAACAGGCGATTTTTAACGCACTTGATCAGTTGAAGGCGAGTGGCGTGAATATTCATGAGATTGATCTGTTTGTGCATGGAACAACGCTTGGCGTCAACACGTTGATTGAGCGAAATGGCGCAGTTACAGGTCTGCTGGTCACTAAAGGATTCCGTGACATTCTTGAAATCCGACGGTTGCGACTTGAGGATACAACCAATCTGTATGGTGACAAGACCGATGCGCTGGTACCGAGACATCGCGTTAAGGAAGTCGATGAACGGGTCATTGCGAGTGGAGGCATTCTCCAGTCACTGAATGAGGAACAACTGTTGCAAGCGGTGGATGAGCTGGTGGAGGATGGCGTTACCGCTTTGGCGATTAGCTTTTTACATGCTTATGTGAATCCCGCTCATGAGCAGCTTGCGGAAGATCTGATCAGGGAACGTTATCCGCAACTGTTCATCTGCCGAAGCAGCGCCATCTGGCCACAACAGCGTGAGTTCGAACGAACACTCGCAACGGCCATGAACGCTTATGTAGGTGAACGGATGGGGTCTTACTTCCTGCGTCTGCAAGAAGGGATTCAGGCATACGGCCTCAAAGCCAACTTGCTGTCGACCATGTCCAACGGTGGAATTATGACGGCTGCCAGAGCGGCTAATGAGCCGGTACGTACACTTCTGTCCGGGCCTGCTTCCGGTGTAATCGCCGCGACCCATATTGCTGAACGAGCGGGCATTCATCAGGTCATCACATTTGACATGGGTGGGACAAGTGTTGACGTTGCCCTCATTGACAAAGAACCGAGTTATTCTTCTGAGAACAAGGTTGGAGATTTTCCTGTCATCATTCCCGCTGTTGATGTAACGGCTATAGGAGCTGGTGGTGGTTCAATTGCCTGGCTTGATTCCGTAGGCGTACTCAAGGTGGGGCCACGGAGCGCGGGAGCCAACCCCGGTCCGGCATGTTATCAGCGCGGGGGAGAAGATCCGACAACCACAGATGCCTATCTACAGCTCGGTATCCTGCATGCTGACCGTTTCCTTGGCGGACAAATGCGTCTGTATCCCGAACTTGCAGAGCGTACTCTGGGCAATCTGGGAGAAAAGCTTGGACTGAATGCCGAACAGACTGCACAAGCCATTCTTGATGTGGCAACCGCCAATATGTACGCCCAGTTTTCTCCCCTCATGGCTCGCAAGGGTGTTGATCCCCGCGATTTTACATTGCTCGCATATGGTGGAGCCGGCCCGATGCATGCTTTTCTGATGGCACGTGAGGTAGGTATCGGCAGAGTGCTGATCCCGCCATCTCCGGGAACATTGTGTGCCATGGGCTGCACGGTTGCCAATCTTCGCAATGATTTCGTTCATACGTTACACAAAAGTACCCAGACTCTGGAGTCTGGTGAATTAAGCTCTCTTTTTGCTGAATTGGAAAACCAGGGACGTAGCTGGGTCGATGAGGAAGCCCGTGGTGGTGTCAAGCTGGACAATATTTATTGCCTATACAGTGCGGATATGCGATATGAGGGACAGGCCTTTGATCTTGAGGTCACGCTGACATTGGAAGAAATTGAAGATCCCAAGAAGGCAGGGATTAAATTCCATACATCTTACCAAAACGTGTTTGGCATTAGTCAGCCAGAGGCAGAGGTTATGTTTGTAAGTCTCAGAGCGACCATTGTTGGTGTTTTGCCTACCCATAACAAGGTAGATTCGGCAAATTTGCCATTTGATGAGAGTGCAGCGGAAGAAAGGCTCATCACCTTTGACCATGTACAGCAGACAGCCAAGGTACTGAAAAGGGGACAGATTCCATCTGTGGATGCTCCCATCCCCGGGCCCATTATTGTGGAGGAATATGATACAACGATCTTTATCCCACCTGGATATAAGGTACACCGGGATGGCCACGGGAACGTGATTGGGGAGGTGGAAGCATGA
- a CDS encoding FCD domain-containing protein, with translation MGPELNEMELEYELLKQLRDANAPIGASTLVHTLGKTYGLSQATIGRRLMEMDVEGFTVLEGRKGRTLTEQGLDRMKTLEKDLQQQSVNSQLIQMLNHSGEKALLDVLVARRALEREIASLAAQRASKEYIVLLQASINNQHELLSKNIIPYEEDREFHRLLAYAAQNQILLHAVELVWETSRDFLETAYIRRRVGSELVVDHQQILDAIVAGSPEQAEAAMVNHINQMIDDVKRYFAMQNQ, from the coding sequence GTGGGTCCTGAGCTAAACGAAATGGAGTTGGAATACGAACTGCTGAAGCAGCTTCGAGACGCTAACGCTCCCATCGGGGCCAGTACGTTGGTTCATACTTTGGGCAAAACGTATGGTCTGAGTCAGGCAACCATCGGAAGAAGACTTATGGAGATGGATGTTGAAGGTTTTACAGTTCTGGAAGGTCGCAAGGGAAGAACTTTGACCGAACAGGGTCTGGATCGAATGAAGACGTTGGAAAAAGATTTGCAGCAACAAAGCGTGAACTCACAGTTAATTCAGATGCTGAACCATTCCGGGGAAAAGGCTCTGCTAGATGTTCTCGTTGCCAGAAGGGCACTTGAGCGAGAAATCGCTTCCCTGGCAGCACAGCGTGCCTCGAAAGAATACATAGTACTGTTGCAAGCCTCGATTAACAACCAGCATGAATTGCTTTCCAAGAATATTATACCATACGAGGAGGACCGGGAGTTTCACAGATTGCTGGCTTATGCTGCGCAAAACCAAATTCTTCTGCATGCGGTTGAACTGGTATGGGAGACAAGCCGCGATTTTCTGGAAACAGCGTATATTCGCCGGAGAGTAGGAAGTGAATTAGTTGTGGATCATCAGCAGATTCTGGATGCTATTGTAGCGGGCTCTCCGGAGCAGGCTGAAGCGGCAATGGTGAATCATATTAACCAAATGATCGATGATGTCAAACGTTATTTCGCCATGCAAAACCAATAA
- a CDS encoding class II aldolase/adducin family protein translates to MSEEQVREELTKYARRAVAQGLVVGPGGNLSARSGGTMLLSPSGYALEDLEPDEWIAIDIETGETRAGTTRPSSEVLMHLYSYRVNPDIQAIVHTHPAYTIALSLVFDELPHLFPDQSALVGDIGFVPYVLPTTKQLADAVSAKVAEHTALILVNHGLVTTGKNLREAYYRTQVVEESAKVYMIAKAAGEPKVLTAEEYKEIQSLESEAYRVQLLQQLKS, encoded by the coding sequence ATGTCTGAAGAGCAAGTAAGGGAAGAGTTGACGAAGTATGCACGTAGAGCAGTTGCCCAAGGGTTGGTTGTAGGACCCGGTGGGAATTTGAGCGCTCGCTCTGGGGGAACGATGTTGTTGTCTCCGAGCGGTTATGCACTTGAAGATCTGGAGCCTGACGAATGGATCGCCATTGATATCGAGACAGGAGAGACTCGTGCGGGAACAACACGTCCTTCTTCCGAAGTATTGATGCATCTGTACAGTTATCGTGTGAACCCTGATATCCAAGCCATTGTGCATACGCATCCGGCATATACGATCGCACTTAGTCTCGTTTTCGATGAATTGCCACACTTGTTCCCTGATCAGTCCGCTTTGGTGGGCGATATCGGATTTGTTCCATACGTTCTGCCAACGACGAAACAACTTGCCGATGCAGTCTCAGCAAAGGTAGCAGAACATACGGCACTCATTCTCGTCAATCACGGATTGGTCACAACGGGTAAAAACCTCCGCGAAGCCTATTACCGCACCCAAGTGGTGGAAGAAAGCGCGAAGGTATATATGATCGCCAAGGCAGCGGGGGAACCCAAAGTGTTAACTGCTGAAGAATATAAGGAAATTCAATCCCTTGAAAGTGAAGCCTACCGTGTGCAGTTGCTGCAACAACTCAAGTCCTGA